AGCATGGACTTTCACTGCACATCTGTTTGGCCATTTGATTTCTGAGGGTTTTGATTTCCGAATCTGGTTTCCTCCACAACAGTTATATCTTCCTTTTCTCCCAGTGCATTCTCTTCCCCAACCTCACCAACCCCAACATAGGTTTCCTTAGATGGCTTAGCGAGCGTCGTAAAGTTATCAATCAATCGTATGAAATTTTGAGAATCGGAAATGAAGGGTTTTAGAGGTTGAGCTCCAACACAGGGACTATAAAGCCTATTCCTTTACAATTCTCTAATAAGAAATGAAATACCCAACACAAAATCCAAGAGAAATCAAATCAACTTACATAAGGAAGGGAGTGATCGGCCGACATTGAAAGGGCCGATATCTCCGGTTCTGAGGGAGGTGGCGAGCTCGTCAGCGACAGTCAAGCAAGAGGAGACCCAACCGGTGAGACCATCTCGGACACCCAAAGAGTCATGTTCCATCTGTCTCACTGTCTCTGCTCTTTGGTCTCTTTCCTTTCCTCTCAAAAGTCCAATTTGCGAGGGTTACGCATCAATAAGTAACAAATTCTTTTTGGGCTCTAGATTCTAGAAGCAAGGAGACGATTGGTGAGTTGAACATGAGGCTCTTCAACATTTATTTATATGCGTTTTTTCTCAACTTCAGAAAATTTTAAATCAGAATTGCACAATACttgggtttttattttattttagtttattaaaccaaaaaaaaaaacatacaggTCTTAGAGGTGGGAGTGGGAGCACTCTATCCTACCTAGCTCCGACTATATTGAATAAGACCCGTACAAGTTGATGTTGATTGGGTGCCCATGCAATTTATCAGTACCCAATGTCCTGTATAACAAAACCTAACATCCACTAGTTCACTGACAGAACATATCAATATTGGTTGGACATAATAGACACATTTGATGCCGTTCAGCACGTCCTCGGTTTGATATTGAATATTTGGCTTATAAGTGCCATTCTCACCCATCAAATCGTGAAACTTTAGTTTCTCCCACAAGTAAAGTGCTTGCAGTAAATAACTAGTGGAAGTTGGCAATATATCTATGGTACATGAACCGTGTATCTCATATTCATGTCTCCAAATTTCCATGGCTGTAGTCATATTCGGATAGGGATTTGGCCAAGCTTCAGAGAGTACACTTATAACGGCGTCACTAAGCTAATAAGAAGAAATCATAAAAGATAATTAGATATAATATTTATTAGACATGAAGTGGGTAAAATTAAATGAAATTACATTTTGAATGCAAATTCCCTAAGAAAAGAACTGTATattcaaaaagaaataaatgaaaaaacaaaaacattacCTGATAGTCAAATGGAGGGGCTGATGGACAGTTATCAAGTGCCACATACTTATACTCAGGAGGAGATTCCCCTGCAAGGTTGACTGCCCAGATGCCATTTGTCGTCCAAGGACTAGCGTTGGTTAAGAACGTAGGATTTTGTAGCACCAGCAAGGTGTAGTCAtaaatttgtgtttgttttgctgGCACAGTGGGGAAAAAACACAACATGAAAGCAAGAAAGTATATGAGTTCCATCTCTATCTTTGTATCAATTAAAAGAAGGTTGAAAAAGAACCAAAGTACGTTTTGCTGGTTAGCTAGCTAATGCATGCTTATATAATAACATCAACCTGACTGTGTAGTTCACTGCTTCCAATTTGGTGAGCATTGCCTTAGGCGTGGAAGCTTTCCATCTAACAGTATCATTCATGCTTCCTCACACAACTCTGCCAttcactctctctccctctcaatACAATGGCTATTAaacttcactctctctctccctctcaatACAATGGCTATTAAACTTCACTGACGTTATTTGGCATCAACTGTTACCTGTTTATATTAATAGAAAATCCATTTAATCCTCAATGTTGCACTACACTTCATTGTCggacataaagaaacaaaacactTTCCCCAGAAAATATTCATTACCATTTATGCAAGTACCTCCACTTTACTTGCATTTGCTACCTAAATTTCAGGAATTAATACAATATGTGTCCGACAAGATTTTCATTATTGGATGCTAGCAGCTACGACTCCCCTCCACTTCTGAAACTTCACTTGCTTCTTCATCTCCATTTCGACCATCCCCTTCCATTTCGCCTGGTGTTACAGAGTTTGAATCCGCCTTATTTATGTTATTCAACAGTCTCTCCTGTGTAATCACGGTGATAACATTCTTATCAGTGAGTAGCTTTATATATTCCTTGGCGCCCTCTGGATCAGGTTTCTTTATCAAGTAGTTGAGACAGGCAGCCCAAACATCCTTGTTGGTCTTCCAACCAGGCTGCACAGCCAAAAGTGCTTTTCTCGTCAACTCAACTGCCTTCTCAGTTTGATCATGATCAAGATGCACTTTTGCCAAAGAATACCATGACTTTGCATCAGGTTTCGCACCCTTCAGTACAACCCTTTCAATAATAGCTTCGGCCTTGTCAAGAAGACCTTTTCTGGCATAAGCAGCAATCAAGTGATTTGGGATACGAACATCATAAACTGATTGCTGAGATTCCCACTCTTCAAAGATCTTCTTGGCACTCTCACTGTCACCAATCTTCAAGAGTGAGGTTATCATGATTCTATAACCTTTACTGTATACTTTCATCTGACCCTTGTAAAGTTCCCATAGTCTCACAACATTATCTTTCTTCCCTAGTGCTGCATATTGTGGCACAAGGTGCTCGTATGCTTCCCTCCGTCTTTCAGAACTTGGTATCAGCTCCTCAGACTTCTTTAGCATTTCCAAAGCCTTGTCCTCATTTCCTGCTTTTATATAAACATTTGCCACAACCGCATAGTTAATCCAATCCAAACGACAATCAGGATGTGATTCCCATTGTGCAAGAATCTTCTCAACTGCCTCAAAGTCAGAAGCAGCAGCATATGCACTGAGCAGGATCCCGTATGTGAATTTGTTACACTGGATGCCCTTCTCCTCCATTTCATTCACCAGCACATCAAGCTTATCACGCTTTCCAGTCTGATAATACAAATTGAGCAAATTGTTGTAAGCCAACGACGTCCTAGCGAGCCCCAAATCCCTAATCTTCTGCATTGTGGCCTCCGCTTTCTCAACAAACTTTGCATGGGCATAGCAGTTGAGCAGAGCCAAGTACACCCCAAGCGATTTCAATTGTATGGGAATGTTGTCAAAATAACTCTCAGCTTGTTCCACTCCATGAACTTTTGCAATCAAGTCCAGTCGAACCGCTGCATCAGCCGGAGAAAGTTCAAAGTACCTTTTGTCAGTCATCCACATTGATACCTAATTATGTGTGATCTGACCGTCGTTGAGTAGAGCGAAACGCCAGGT
Above is a genomic segment from Rosa chinensis cultivar Old Blush chromosome 3, RchiOBHm-V2, whole genome shotgun sequence containing:
- the LOC112194321 gene encoding pentatricopeptide repeat-containing protein At2g20710, mitochondrial, which codes for MNCFTVSMWMTDKRYFELSPADAAVRLDLIAKVHGVEQAESYFDNIPIQLKSLGVYLALLNCYAHAKFVEKAEATMQKIRDLGLARTSLAYNNLLNLYYQTGKRDKLDVLVNEMEEKGIQCNKFTYGILLSAYAAASDFEAVEKILAQWESHPDCRLDWINYAVVANVYIKAGNEDKALEMLKKSEELIPSSERRREAYEHLVPQYAALGKKDNVVRLWELYKGQMKVYSKGYRIMITSLLKIGDSESAKKIFEEWESQQSVYDVRIPNHLIAAYARKGLLDKAEAIIERVVLKGAKPDAKSWYSLAKVHLDHDQTEKAVELTRKALLAVQPGWKTNKDVWAACLNYLIKKPDPEGAKEYIKLLTDKNVITVITQERLLNNINKADSNSVTPGEMEGDGRNGDEEASEVSEVEGSRSC
- the LOC121048854 gene encoding uncharacterized protein LOC121048854 isoform X4 translates to MEHDSLGVRDGLTGWVSSCLTVADELATSLRTGDIGPFNVGRSLPSLWWSRADCHNYDSALRPEHMRMSLRFCIWKPLSSFS
- the LOC121048854 gene encoding uncharacterized protein LOC121048854 isoform X3 is translated as MEHDSLGVRDGLTGWVSSCLTVADELATSLRTGDIGPFNVGRSLPSLWWSRADCHNYDSALRPEHMRMSLRFCVWKPLSTPTEA
- the LOC121048854 gene encoding uncharacterized protein LOC121048854 isoform X2, whose product is MEHDSLGVRDGLTGWVSSCLTVADELATSLRTGDIGPFNVGRSLPSLCTQYVLYFPVSFLLLKMSNFFGVLQFSKVELLPTGLEIGFLSQKGN